Proteins co-encoded in one Cytophaga hutchinsonii ATCC 33406 genomic window:
- a CDS encoding T9SS type A sorting domain-containing protein, whose protein sequence is MKYLYSAKKLLLLFLLTSICSLGYGQTIGTYNFNSGTCSTQTGTASVSNVTLNATTTGAGLTCTIGSGAITLTSTSNWPASLTYPANSNAYLEFSVTPAVGYEVNISQVIVKAARGNGGAKNLTVAYDNGSGYSTATSASIAPATVTTSSLAFTLDIPDVSSTSTVTFRLYGYTGAVTSPKSLITDYIQIDGNVAIASPTMQSSIAVTSATINSATLSFTGGNGSQRLVLAQEASPISAAPTDLTSYNASSVFGASSTPIGGAAFPVYIGSGNAVTVTGLNPSTTYYFSVFEFNKLAGTNTENYLLPGGSTSVKTNKGIYTWSAGSSGSWANPASWTPNRNSPAFDGSDSLIFNSGGTITVTNVTDQDVFSGLSIFNNTHLILSASAPTTLYAIDFSGYEIAIESGSTLEINSTNDFFLYLDYNSSLTSEGTLILAKTNNTIIGTGDITINGTISLVHPDGLYGTSGSNAIDAGATSLTLGAASTVNYAGAAQTITTANPTPYANLTLSGSGTKTPDGNLDVHNLTLSGTSVLALAAYELSVAGNWTSYSAAAFTETGKTVTFNGTAAQTLSTTGGEIFEGLNLNNSSLTLSSPLRVNGLVTLTAGTLTAGGNLTLNLATAKIDAAGSGSISGNMKVIRNFVPAKTHYIASPLAGVTAADIADEYPVVSGSQSRLLDLDCSTNKFFGIYDMSTPLAQGDALSMFFPASGTPANGVNTVTFTGTYNHAAASYSSSCPVNTSVKDFFAGNPYPSNLFLGGITGSGTSGNYYVFNNNTFNVYSSVTGIGTGVIVNGYVAPMQGFQVETDGTGGTASVTIPSSARDVAQTTSYARTAVADNIIRLQASNGTFTDETVILFTDAATNGFDLGYDAGKMRNTGTNTPNLYTLADTTKLIINSLAPLTNTVDIPLNITTTTTSNYTLSFTNKDAFDTFKSVYLIFPDGALHNLTQNPAVTVATNPATPYILRVGTENITTSASKAKTNNALKAYMNEDMLVVTMNSNIQQVEVYDLTGNRIAEGTTDAGSFTTKLSAKAGIYVVKVLSENNLYTTKIAVK, encoded by the coding sequence ATGAAATATTTGTACTCAGCAAAAAAACTATTGTTATTATTTTTACTTACCTCCATCTGCTCATTAGGTTATGGACAGACAATAGGTACGTACAATTTTAATTCAGGAACATGTTCTACACAAACAGGCACCGCGTCAGTTTCAAATGTAACATTGAATGCTACTACTACAGGTGCAGGTCTTACCTGCACAATTGGATCAGGAGCAATTACATTAACGTCCACCTCTAACTGGCCAGCGTCGTTAACCTATCCTGCAAACAGTAATGCTTACTTAGAATTTTCAGTAACACCTGCCGTTGGATATGAAGTAAATATCAGTCAGGTCATTGTAAAAGCAGCCAGGGGAAATGGTGGCGCAAAAAATCTTACTGTAGCATATGACAACGGATCCGGATATTCTACTGCGACAAGTGCGTCTATAGCTCCTGCAACAGTAACTACTTCATCACTTGCTTTTACGCTTGATATTCCGGATGTCTCGTCTACCTCCACTGTTACATTCCGTTTGTATGGATATACAGGTGCAGTAACTTCTCCGAAATCCTTAATCACAGATTACATTCAAATCGACGGAAATGTTGCCATTGCCAGTCCAACGATGCAATCTTCTATAGCTGTTACTTCAGCTACAATCAATTCTGCAACACTTAGCTTTACGGGCGGAAATGGTTCTCAACGTTTAGTACTTGCTCAGGAAGCAAGCCCGATCAGCGCTGCACCGACTGATCTTACCTCCTACAATGCCTCAAGTGTTTTCGGAGCATCCTCAACTCCTATTGGAGGTGCAGCTTTCCCTGTTTACATCGGTTCTGGAAATGCGGTAACAGTTACCGGCTTAAATCCATCTACAACGTATTATTTCTCCGTGTTTGAATTCAACAAACTGGCTGGTACAAATACTGAAAACTATTTACTGCCTGGCGGTTCAACATCCGTCAAAACCAATAAAGGTATTTATACCTGGTCAGCAGGAAGTTCCGGATCATGGGCAAATCCTGCAAGCTGGACACCTAACAGAAATTCACCGGCCTTTGACGGTTCGGATTCGTTGATCTTTAACAGCGGCGGTACTATTACGGTGACAAATGTTACTGATCAGGATGTATTTAGCGGACTTTCTATTTTTAATAATACACATTTAATATTAAGTGCATCTGCACCAACAACTTTATATGCTATAGATTTTTCCGGATATGAAATCGCTATTGAATCCGGCTCTACTCTTGAGATCAACAGCACAAACGATTTCTTCCTATATCTGGATTATAATTCCAGCCTTACTTCAGAAGGCACATTAATTCTTGCTAAAACAAACAATACCATCATCGGTACAGGAGATATAACAATCAATGGAACAATTTCGCTCGTACATCCTGATGGACTTTACGGTACATCAGGATCCAATGCCATTGATGCAGGAGCAACATCCCTTACGCTGGGCGCTGCAAGTACTGTAAACTATGCCGGTGCAGCACAGACAATCACTACTGCCAATCCTACCCCATATGCAAACCTTACATTAAGCGGTTCTGGCACTAAAACACCTGATGGCAACCTGGATGTACACAACCTTACCCTGAGCGGTACTTCGGTATTAGCACTTGCTGCTTATGAGTTAAGTGTAGCCGGTAACTGGACCAGCTACTCTGCTGCAGCATTTACGGAAACAGGCAAAACCGTAACATTCAACGGTACCGCAGCACAGACTCTTTCAACTACAGGAGGTGAAATATTTGAAGGGCTAAATCTCAACAACTCCTCTCTTACATTATCTTCTCCGCTGCGCGTAAACGGACTGGTAACACTTACCGCCGGTACACTTACCGCCGGCGGAAATCTTACCCTGAACCTGGCAACAGCTAAAATCGACGCTGCTGGTTCTGGTTCGATCAGCGGAAACATGAAAGTGATCCGTAACTTTGTACCGGCCAAAACGCATTATATTGCCTCTCCCTTAGCTGGTGTTACCGCTGCTGACATCGCCGATGAATATCCTGTAGTATCAGGAAGCCAATCCCGTTTACTTGATCTGGACTGCTCTACAAACAAATTCTTTGGTATTTATGACATGAGTACTCCGCTGGCACAGGGGGATGCGCTTTCTATGTTCTTCCCTGCTTCAGGAACGCCTGCAAACGGAGTGAACACCGTTACATTCACGGGTACTTATAATCATGCTGCTGCAAGCTATTCTTCTTCTTGCCCGGTAAATACTTCTGTAAAAGACTTCTTTGCAGGTAACCCTTATCCGTCTAACTTATTCTTAGGTGGAATTACCGGATCAGGTACTTCAGGTAATTACTATGTGTTTAACAACAATACATTCAATGTATATTCTTCTGTAACAGGAATCGGTACTGGTGTAATTGTGAATGGATATGTGGCACCCATGCAGGGCTTCCAGGTGGAAACTGACGGAACGGGCGGAACCGCTTCGGTAACAATCCCTTCAAGTGCCAGAGATGTTGCACAGACTACTTCCTATGCCCGTACCGCTGTGGCTGATAACATCATCCGCTTACAGGCGTCAAACGGTACATTTACCGATGAAACCGTTATCCTGTTTACTGATGCTGCTACAAATGGTTTTGATCTGGGATATGATGCCGGTAAAATGCGCAATACTGGAACGAACACTCCTAACCTGTATACATTAGCCGATACAACAAAACTGATCATTAACAGCCTGGCGCCCCTTACAAATACCGTTGATATTCCCTTGAACATCACTACTACCACTACTTCTAACTATACCCTGTCTTTCACAAACAAAGACGCTTTTGATACTTTCAAATCGGTATACCTGATCTTCCCGGATGGAGCACTGCACAACTTAACACAGAACCCTGCCGTAACCGTGGCAACAAACCCGGCAACACCATACATACTACGTGTAGGCACTGAAAACATTACTACTTCAGCTTCTAAAGCAAAAACAAATAATGCTTTAAAAGCTTACATGAATGAAGATATGCTGGTTGTTACAATGAACAGCAACATTCAGCAGGTGGAAGTGTATGACCTAACAGGAAACAGAATCGCGGAAGGAACAACGGATGCGGGTTCCTTCACTACTAAATTATCTGCTAAAGCGGGTATTTATGTGGTAAAGGTACTTTCTGAAAATAACCTGTACACAACTAAAATAGCAGTTAAATAA
- a CDS encoding exosortase/archaeosortase family protein produces the protein MADPRGTYYFPFLKYINVLKWVLSFLLYPTEWMMELSGYDAYIVFFPDLFKDGGAIGIIPGWQLRVAFPCMGFKIMISFLALMFAYRGTKKWIYIPLGLLFIQVINLLRVWGIVAALINNKWGMTTREMVNISHDFFNYSSYICIFLFFLFWIRKK, from the coding sequence GTGGCAGACCCGCGCGGAACCTATTACTTCCCTTTCCTGAAGTACATCAATGTACTTAAATGGGTGCTCAGCTTTTTACTCTACCCAACCGAATGGATGATGGAACTTTCAGGATACGATGCATATATCGTTTTCTTCCCGGACTTATTTAAAGACGGAGGTGCTATCGGAATTATTCCCGGATGGCAGTTAAGGGTTGCTTTTCCATGTATGGGTTTTAAGATCATGATCAGCTTTCTGGCGCTGATGTTTGCTTACAGAGGAACTAAAAAATGGATCTATATTCCACTCGGATTACTTTTTATTCAGGTCATAAACCTGCTCCGCGTATGGGGGATTGTGGCTGCACTTATCAATAACAAATGGGGAATGACTACCAGAGAAATGGTAAATATCAGTCACGACTTTTTTAATTACTCCTCTTACATCTGTATTTTTCTATTCTTCCTGTTCTGGATAAGAAAAAAATAA
- a CDS encoding PID-CTERM protein-sorting domain-containing protein: MKKLSKTILFICLCGMSIASFAQAGGAEQPCDGDDPFDCPEIPIDGGASFLLLAGAGAVVTRMIKKRSSNA; encoded by the coding sequence ATGAAAAAGTTATCTAAAACAATTCTTTTTATATGCCTTTGCGGGATGAGCATTGCCTCTTTTGCACAGGCCGGCGGTGCTGAGCAGCCTTGCGACGGGGATGATCCGTTTGACTGTCCTGAAATTCCCATTGACGGGGGGGCCTCTTTCCTTTTACTGGCAGGTGCTGGAGCGGTTGTAACACGTATGATAAAAAAACGCAGCAGCAACGCCTAA
- a CDS encoding beta strand repeat-containing protein, with the protein MKYFYSAKKIVLLFVLACVSTWSFGQTIGTYNFNSGTCSTQTGTASVSNVTLNTASVASGLSCAIGTGAITLTSSSWPGTLSYPDNSNTYLQLSVTPAAGYEVNISQIIVKAARGNGGPRTLTVAYDKGSGYSSITSASTAATAVTLTSTAFPLDIPDVSSTSTINFRLYGYNGGVTATKTLITDYIEIDGYVAIASPTVQSSISVISKTLNSISLNFTGGNGSQRIVLAQEASPISATPVDLTSYNASSTYGASTTPIGTAFPVYIGSGNAVTVTGLNPSTTYHFSVFEFNKLAGTNTENYLLPGGSTSGKTNKGTYTWTAGSSGSWANPASWTPNRNSPAFDGSDSLIFNSGGTITVTNVTDQDVLSGLSVLNNTHVILKASAPTILYVVDFNSTEISVQTGSELEVNSTNDFFLYLDTGVELLNNGTLTLAQTNNTIIGTGDITINGTISLVHPDGLYGTSGSNAIDAGATSLTLGAASTVNYAGAAQTITTANPTPYANLTLSGSGTKTPDGNLDVHNLTLSGTSVLALAAYELSVAGNWTSYSAAAFTETGKTVTFNGTAAQTLSTTGGEIFEGLNLNNSSLTLSSPLRVNGLVTLTAGTLASGGNLTLNLATAKIDAAGSGSISGNMKVIRNFVPAKTHYIASPLAGVTAADIADEYPVVSGSQSRLLDLDCSTNKFFGIYDMSTPLAQGDALSMFFPASGTPANGVNTVTFTGTYNHAAASYSSSCPVNTSVKDFFAGNPYPSNLFLGGITGSGTSGNYYVFNNNTFNVYSSVTGIGTGVIVNGYVAPMQGFQVETDGTGGTASVTIPSSARDVAQTTSYARTAVADNIIRLQASNGTFTDETVILFTDAATNGFDLGYDAGKMRNTGTNTPNLYTLADTTKLIINSLAPLTNTVDIPLNITTTTTSNYTLSFTNKDAFDTFKSVYLIFPDGALHNLTQNPAVTVATNPATPYILRVGTENITTSASKAKTNNALKAYMNEDMLVVTMNSNIQQVEVYDLTGNRIAEGTTDAGSFTTKLSAKAGIYVVKVLSENNLYTTKIAVK; encoded by the coding sequence ATGAAATATTTTTACTCAGCTAAAAAAATAGTGCTATTATTCGTTCTTGCCTGTGTGAGCACATGGAGTTTTGGACAAACAATAGGTACGTACAATTTCAATTCCGGCACCTGTTCTACACAAACAGGTACGGCTTCGGTCTCAAATGTTACACTAAACACGGCCTCTGTAGCAAGTGGATTATCTTGTGCAATCGGCACTGGCGCTATTACGCTAACATCATCCAGCTGGCCTGGAACTCTATCATATCCAGACAATTCAAATACTTATTTACAGCTTTCTGTCACTCCAGCTGCCGGCTATGAAGTAAACATCAGCCAGATCATTGTTAAAGCTGCAAGAGGTAATGGCGGACCACGTACGCTTACTGTAGCTTATGACAAAGGATCCGGATATTCAAGCATAACCAGTGCCTCAACTGCTGCAACTGCTGTAACCTTGACATCAACAGCTTTTCCTCTTGATATTCCGGATGTCTCGTCTACCTCCACTATTAATTTTCGTCTGTATGGCTACAATGGAGGTGTTACAGCTACAAAAACCTTAATTACAGATTATATTGAAATTGACGGTTATGTTGCCATTGCCAGTCCAACGGTGCAATCTTCTATTTCTGTTATATCCAAAACCCTTAATTCCATCTCGTTAAATTTTACCGGTGGCAATGGTTCACAACGCATAGTACTCGCTCAGGAAGCAAGCCCGATCAGCGCTACACCTGTAGATCTCACCTCCTATAATGCTTCCAGTACATATGGAGCATCTACAACACCTATTGGTACTGCTTTCCCTGTTTACATCGGTTCTGGAAACGCGGTAACAGTTACCGGATTAAATCCTTCAACAACCTATCATTTCTCGGTGTTTGAATTCAACAAACTGGCTGGTACAAATACTGAAAACTATTTACTGCCTGGCGGTTCAACATCCGGCAAGACAAATAAAGGCACTTACACCTGGACAGCAGGAAGTTCGGGATCCTGGGCAAATCCTGCAAGCTGGACACCTAACAGAAATTCACCGGCCTTTGACGGTTCGGATTCGTTGATCTTTAACAGCGGCGGTACTATTACGGTGACAAATGTAACAGACCAGGATGTATTGAGCGGATTAAGTGTTTTAAATAATACGCATGTTATTTTAAAAGCCAGCGCACCGACAATTCTTTATGTAGTTGATTTCAACTCTACAGAAATATCTGTACAAACCGGTTCCGAATTGGAAGTCAACAGCACAAACGATTTCTTTCTTTATCTGGATACAGGTGTGGAGTTGCTGAACAACGGCACATTAACTCTTGCGCAAACAAACAATACCATCATCGGTACAGGAGATATAACAATCAATGGAACAATTTCGCTCGTACATCCTGATGGACTTTACGGTACATCAGGATCCAATGCCATTGATGCAGGAGCAACGTCCCTTACGCTGGGCGCTGCAAGTACTGTAAACTATGCCGGTGCAGCACAGACAATCACTACTGCCAATCCTACCCCATATGCAAACCTTACATTAAGCGGTTCTGGCACTAAAACACCTGATGGCAACCTGGATGTACACAACCTTACCCTGAGCGGTACTTCGGTATTAGCACTTGCTGCTTATGAGTTAAGTGTAGCCGGTAACTGGACCAGCTACTCTGCTGCAGCATTTACGGAAACAGGCAAAACCGTAACATTCAACGGTACCGCAGCACAGACTCTTTCAACTACAGGAGGTGAAATATTTGAAGGGCTAAATCTCAACAACTCCTCTCTTACATTATCTTCTCCGCTGCGCGTAAACGGACTGGTAACACTTACCGCCGGTACACTTGCTTCCGGCGGAAATCTTACCCTGAACCTGGCAACAGCTAAAATCGACGCTGCTGGTTCTGGTTCAATCAGCGGAAACATGAAAGTGATCCGTAACTTTGTACCGGCCAAAACGCATTATATTGCCTCTCCCTTAGCTGGTGTTACCGCTGCTGACATCGCCGATGAATATCCTGTAGTATCAGGAAGCCAATCCCGTTTACTTGATCTGGACTGCTCTACAAACAAATTCTTTGGTATTTATGACATGAGTACTCCGCTGGCACAGGGGGATGCGCTTTCTATGTTCTTCCCTGCTTCAGGAACGCCTGCAAACGGAGTGAACACCGTTACATTCACGGGTACTTATAATCATGCTGCTGCAAGCTATTCTTCTTCTTGCCCGGTAAATACTTCTGTAAAAGACTTCTTTGCAGGTAACCCTTATCCGTCTAACTTATTCTTAGGTGGAATTACCGGATCAGGTACTTCAGGTAATTACTATGTGTTTAACAACAATACATTCAATGTATATTCTTCTGTAACAGGAATCGGTACTGGTGTAATTGTGAATGGATATGTGGCACCCATGCAGGGCTTCCAGGTGGAAACTGACGGAACGGGCGGAACCGCTTCGGTAACAATCCCTTCAAGTGCCAGAGATGTTGCACAGACTACTTCCTATGCCCGTACCGCTGTGGCTGATAACATCATCCGCTTACAGGCGTCAAACGGTACATTTACCGATGAAACCGTTATCCTGTTTACTGATGCTGCTACAAATGGTTTTGATCTGGGATATGATGCCGGTAAAATGCGCAATACTGGAACGAACACTCCTAACCTGTATACATTAGCCGATACAACAAAACTGATCATTAACAGCCTGGCGCCCCTTACAAATACCGTTGATATTCCCTTGAACATCACTACTACCACTACTTCTAACTATACCCTGTCTTTCACAAACAAAGACGCTTTTGATACTTTCAAATCGGTATACCTGATCTTCCCGGATGGAGCACTGCACAACTTAACACAGAACCCTGCCGTAACCGTGGCAACAAACCCGGCAACACCATACATACTACGTGTAGGCACTGAAAACATTACTACTTCAGCTTCTAAAGCAAAAACAAATAATGCTTTAAAAGCTTACATGAACGAAGATATGCTGGTTGTTACAATGAACAGCAACATTCAGCAGGTGGAAGTGTATGACCTAACAGGAAACAGAATCGCGGAAGGAACAACGGATGCGGGTTCCTTCACTACTAAATTATCTGCTAAAGCGGGTATTTATGTGGTAAAGGTGCTTTCTGAAAATAACCTGTACACAACTAAAATAGCAGTTAAATAA
- a CDS encoding polysaccharide biosynthesis/export family protein produces the protein MTLFQNKTVEVGDTLYQMRFAYKIQPRDVLFVSITSYNQKATDFFNVKTSAETDDPVGVGYKVSEEGYITIPILDSVSVKGLSVHEVQQKIALKLKDYISDAYVLVDLANFNFTVLGDVKSPGMKTVLKDKTTLIEAIAMGGDFADYGNRRIVKLIRTEGSNSVSVQLDFTDITLINSPYYYIMPNDVIYVEPLKAKIVRSNLSQVTLLVSLTSLAVVLINIVGR, from the coding sequence GTGACTTTATTTCAAAATAAAACGGTTGAGGTGGGGGATACGCTGTATCAAATGCGTTTTGCCTATAAAATACAGCCAAGAGATGTATTATTTGTAAGCATTACCAGCTACAATCAAAAAGCCACAGATTTTTTTAACGTGAAAACATCAGCAGAAACGGATGATCCGGTAGGAGTTGGTTATAAAGTTTCCGAAGAAGGATATATTACAATCCCGATTCTGGATAGTGTATCAGTAAAAGGATTAAGTGTGCATGAAGTGCAGCAGAAGATTGCGCTGAAATTGAAGGATTATATTTCAGATGCATATGTATTGGTTGATCTGGCTAATTTTAATTTTACTGTGCTGGGTGATGTGAAATCGCCTGGCATGAAAACAGTATTAAAAGATAAAACCACTCTTATAGAAGCAATTGCTATGGGGGGGGATTTTGCAGATTATGGAAACAGAAGAATCGTAAAACTGATACGGACAGAAGGCTCGAACTCTGTGAGCGTACAGTTGGATTTTACCGATATTACATTGATAAATTCGCCCTACTATTATATTATGCCCAACGACGTAATATACGTAGAACCGCTGAAGGCAAAGATTGTGCGGTCAAACCTTTCACAGGTAACTTTATTAGTAAGTCTTACAAGTCTTGCGGTTGTATTAATTAACATTGTAGGCAGATAG
- a CDS encoding GumC family protein, which yields MAKKENNTIDFKGIIQKLLSYWMFFLVSVSICYIAARVYLHYTTATYRAATTILIKDDTKSLGLEESSLFNENKKVGNELALIKSYDLVEKTINQLDFDVSYYHKGDIKDVELYHKNPFTVLLDSGAHHHGPIYIDFKSPTTFQLRIGEKNVINEIYAVNTPIHSNGLNFTIVCDSLNQHRPVNYNVYFIIHKHEQLVQQYTNYMGIARAGKEAPGIVELSIMGTVPEKLVAFLNTHTQTYIKSGIDEKNITAINTIRFIDEQLGEVSKSLNSAETDLESFRKKHKVMDISSSAEGIKANLDDLEKQKSMELLKAKYYEYLYAYLRQDKNLSEVIAPHVMGIDDNLLTELISELIALNNERNVIMRSSTTKNPYLKELDGKIAHTKESLLESIRNVISTAQITLNDLNQRLAKYETQLSFLPQNERTLVDIQRRFNLNDNIYNYLLQKRAESGIAKASNIAQCKVVDAAKIFNVGMVGPNGNLIRSLALLIGFLVPIGFIIVREVLNNKVMTKDDVIRNTNIPILGVIGNTNTKENNLVVLNRPKSAISEAFRSIRINLQYLAPDKEHKIILVTSSVSGEGKSFFSTNLASIMALSGKKTLLIGADLRKPKLFTDFGLDNTVGLSSWLINAVKLDDVIFKTQQENLFILPAGPIPPNPAELLSAAKLDELAAAVQKDFDYIIVDTSPIGLVSDSHMLMKYSHVNLYIIRHSVTEIKLLDRLNDLYEEKKIKNLAIVVNDLKEKSGTFGYGYGYGYGYGYGYGYYEEDKRNTSFLKKFISKLPFRKK from the coding sequence ATGGCAAAGAAAGAAAATAATACCATAGATTTTAAAGGGATTATACAAAAGCTACTATCCTACTGGATGTTTTTTCTGGTTTCTGTAAGTATCTGTTATATAGCGGCACGGGTTTATTTACATTATACTACTGCTACATACAGGGCAGCTACCACAATTTTGATCAAAGATGATACAAAATCATTAGGGCTTGAAGAATCATCGTTATTTAATGAGAACAAAAAGGTAGGGAATGAATTGGCGCTTATAAAATCCTATGATCTTGTTGAAAAGACGATCAATCAGTTGGATTTTGATGTTTCTTATTATCATAAAGGTGATATTAAAGACGTAGAGCTGTATCACAAAAATCCGTTTACGGTATTACTGGATTCTGGTGCACACCATCACGGTCCTATCTACATCGATTTCAAATCGCCTACAACGTTTCAATTGCGAATAGGGGAAAAAAACGTAATCAACGAAATCTATGCCGTTAATACGCCGATACATTCTAATGGGTTAAATTTTACTATCGTATGTGACTCATTGAACCAGCACCGCCCGGTAAATTATAATGTATATTTTATCATTCATAAACATGAACAGCTGGTACAGCAATATACCAACTACATGGGCATTGCACGTGCAGGTAAAGAAGCACCCGGTATTGTGGAACTTTCTATAATGGGTACCGTGCCCGAAAAATTGGTAGCCTTTTTAAATACGCATACACAAACGTATATCAAAAGCGGTATTGATGAAAAAAACATTACAGCTATAAATACGATACGGTTTATTGATGAACAATTAGGAGAGGTTTCAAAATCATTGAACTCTGCTGAAACGGATTTAGAGTCTTTCCGAAAAAAACATAAAGTGATGGACATCAGTTCATCGGCTGAAGGCATCAAAGCAAACCTGGATGATCTGGAAAAACAAAAATCCATGGAGCTGCTCAAAGCCAAATATTACGAATACCTCTATGCGTATCTGAGACAGGATAAAAACTTAAGTGAAGTTATTGCCCCGCATGTAATGGGCATCGACGATAATTTATTGACGGAGTTAATCAGCGAGTTGATCGCATTGAATAATGAACGGAATGTAATCATGCGTTCTTCCACTACCAAAAATCCTTATTTAAAAGAACTGGACGGCAAGATTGCACATACAAAAGAAAGTTTGCTGGAAAGCATACGGAATGTGATCAGTACGGCTCAGATTACGCTTAATGATCTTAACCAGCGCTTAGCCAAATATGAAACACAGTTATCTTTTCTGCCGCAAAACGAACGTACGTTAGTTGATATTCAGAGACGATTTAATTTAAATGACAATATTTACAATTATTTATTACAAAAACGTGCAGAATCCGGTATTGCCAAAGCGTCAAACATTGCGCAATGTAAAGTAGTAGATGCCGCAAAAATATTTAATGTAGGTATGGTTGGCCCCAATGGAAATCTTATCCGTTCCCTTGCGCTGTTGATCGGATTTTTGGTTCCTATAGGTTTTATTATTGTACGCGAGGTTTTGAATAATAAGGTCATGACTAAAGATGACGTTATCCGCAATACCAATATTCCTATTTTAGGTGTAATCGGTAATACAAATACAAAAGAAAATAATCTGGTTGTTTTGAACAGACCCAAATCAGCTATTTCTGAAGCATTCCGTTCTATCCGGATTAACTTACAGTACTTAGCGCCGGATAAAGAACATAAAATAATTCTGGTAACATCTTCTGTAAGCGGAGAAGGGAAAAGCTTTTTCTCTACAAACTTAGCTTCCATAATGGCTTTGTCCGGCAAAAAAACATTGTTAATAGGTGCCGATTTACGTAAGCCTAAACTCTTTACTGATTTTGGACTCGACAATACTGTAGGTTTAAGTTCATGGCTCATAAATGCCGTAAAACTGGATGATGTTATTTTTAAAACACAACAGGAAAATTTATTTATTCTGCCTGCGGGTCCAATCCCTCCTAATCCAGCTGAACTGTTGTCTGCAGCAAAATTAGACGAATTAGCAGCAGCCGTTCAAAAAGACTTCGATTATATTATTGTGGATACATCTCCGATCGGTCTTGTTTCGGATAGTCATATGCTGATGAAGTATTCTCATGTGAATTTGTATATTATCCGTCATAGTGTAACTGAAATTAAATTGCTGGATCGTTTAAACGATTTATACGAGGAGAAAAAAATAAAGAATCTTGCTATTGTTGTCAACGACCTGAAAGAGAAATCCGGCACATTCGGTTATGGTTACGGTTATGGTTACGGCTATGGTTACGGTTATGGCTATTACGAAGAGGATAAACGTAACACTTCTTTTTTAAAGAAATTTATCTCGAAATTGCCCTTCAGAAAAAAATAA